In Chiloscyllium plagiosum isolate BGI_BamShark_2017 chromosome 35, ASM401019v2, whole genome shotgun sequence, a genomic segment contains:
- the LOC122540538 gene encoding hyaluronan synthase 1-like, with product MSWAYLAGFQLLLNGYKLISLGVCGSLIIIHLFLQTVFALFECSTTKDNVLHRSSAKSVAIIIPAYQEDPLYLTQCLNSVKNIEYPSHELRIIMVIDGNSKEDQYMMDMFKEVFCKEDIGTYVWEGNYHSRNFNRVIQNKEEDNNKRPYRDPVNLFYGESCIGNPERLDVESLIRNKHFVCIMQKRGGKREVMYTAFKAIGNLVDYIQVCDSDTKLDSRATMELVKVLDSKENYGAVGGEVRVLNVTDSFVSFISSLCYWITFNIERACQSYFDCVSCISGPLGMYRNNVLQQLLEPWYNQRFLGIRCTFGDDRHLTNRVLSLGYSTKYTPKAWCYTETPAQYLRWLNQQIRWSKSFFIEWFYSSLWWHKQSLWMTYESVVMGMLPFFLIVAIVKIFYHRCLWDILWVLLSFHCIALVKAFNAACLNGGMVMMLISLYPIIYLSGLLPIKCFSLLTITNTSWGTSGRKEKVKNYIPLLPLFIWGFILLVGLIETVFTETERSWIHAEQPLYKYYALYGSLALFAYWASMVAIYHIWSWQRCRRNTAMYRVEV from the exons ATGTCGTGGGCATATCTGGCAGGATTCCAGCTCCTCTTAAATGGTTATAAACTCATTTCGCTTGGGGTTTGTGGCTCTCTGATCATTATCCACCTCTTCCTTCAAACAGTCTTTGCCTTATTTGAGTGCAGCACAACAAAAGATAATGTCTTGCATCGCAGTAGTGCCAAGTCGGTAGCCATAATCATACCTGCTTATCAGGAAGACCCTTTGTACTTGACACAGTGCCTTAACTCTGTGAAGAACATTGAGTATCCAAGTCACGAGCTGAGAATCATCATGGTTATTGATGGGAACTCAAAAGAAGACCAATACATGATGGACATGTTCAAGGAGGTTTTCTGCAAGGAAGATATTGGGACGTATGTGTGGGAAGGCAATTATCACTCAAGAAACTTTAATAGAGTTATTCAGAATAAAGAGGAGGATAACAACAAGCGACCATACAGAGACCCTGTCAATTTGTTTTATGGGGAGTCATGTATTGGAAATCCAGAGAGATTAGATGTGGAGTCACTAATCAGGAACAAACATTTTGTTTGCATCATGCAGAAACGGGGAGGAAAAAGAGAAGTAATGTATACAGCCTTCAAAGCTATTGGGAATTTGGTGGATTATATACAG GTCTGCGATTCTGATACAAAACTTGACTCACGTGCAACCATGGAACTTGTTAAAGTCTTAGATTCAAAGGAAAACTATGGAGCAGTTGGAGGGGAAGTCCGAGTACTCAATGTTACCGACTCATTTGTTAGCTTCATTAGCAGCCTGTGTTACTGGATCACGTTCAATATAGAACGAGCCTGCCAGTCTTATTTTGACTGTGTGTCCTGTATCAGTGGACCTTTAG GGATGTACAGGAATAACGTGCTTCAACAGTTACTAGAGCCCTGGTATAATCAGAGATTCTTGGGAATCCGGTGTACGTTTGGGGACGATCGTCACCTGACTAACAGGGTGCTTAGTCTGGGTTACTCCACCAA GTATACACCCAAAGCTTGGTGCTACACAGAAACCCCAGCTCAATATCTGCGCTGGCTCAATCAACAAATACGATGGTCCAAGTCTTTCTTCATAGAATGGTTCTACAGTTCTCTCTGGTGGCATAAACAAAGTCTGTGGATGACATATGAGTCTGTAGTTATGGGAATGTTGCCATTCTTCTTGATTGTGGCCATTGTCAAGATATTCTATCATCGGTGTCTCTGGGatatcctctgggtgctcctctCCTTTCATTGCATTGCACTGGTCAAAGCATTCAATGCTGCATGCTTGAATGGGGGTATGGTGATGATGTTAATATCTCTGTATCCTATCATCTATCTGAGTGGGCTGCTGCCAATTAAATGCTTTTCACTTCTTACCATTACCAATACCAGCTGGGGAACATCTGGACGCAAAGAAAAAGTCAAAAACTACATCCCATTGCTTCCACTCTTTATTTGGGGGTTCATCCTCCTTGTGGGTTTAATTGAGACTGTATTCACAGAGACTGAAAGATCTTGGATCCATGCTGAACAGCCATTGTATAAATACTACGCACTCTATGGATCACTGGCCTTGTTTGCATACTGGGCATCTATGGTTGCAATTTATCATATATGGTCATGGCAGCGGTGCAGAAGAAACACTGCAATGTACCGTGTTGAAGTGTAG